The following are encoded together in the Glycine max cultivar Williams 82 chromosome 8, Glycine_max_v4.0, whole genome shotgun sequence genome:
- the LOC100127411 gene encoding profilin, with product MSWQAYVDDHLLCEIEGNHLTHAAIIGQDGSVWAQSTNFPQFKPEEITAINNDFNEPGSLAPTGLYIGGTKYMVIQGEPGAVIRGKKGPGGVTVKKTGAALIIGIYDEPMTPGQCNMVVERLGDYLIDQGL from the exons ATGTCGTGGCAAGCGTATGTGGATGATCACCTACTGTGTGAAATCGAAGGTAACCACCTCACTCACGCCGCTATCATCGGCCAAGACGGAAGCGTTTGGGCTCAGAGCACCAACTTCCCTCAG TTCAAACCTGAGGAAATAACTGCCATCAATAATGACTTTAATGAGCCTGGATCACTTGCTCCAACTGGATTGTATATCGGTGGCACCAAATACATGGTCATCCAGGGTGAGCCTGGTGCTGTCATTCGAGGGAAGAAG GGTCCTGGTGGTGTTACTGTGAAGAAGACCGGTGCGGCCTTGATCATTGGCATTTATGATGAACCAATGACTCCAGGTCAATGCAACATGGTAGTTGAAAGGCTTGGCGATTATCTCATTGATCAGGGTCTCTAA